The DNA segment GTATGGTGCAACTTCCGGTGAGTTGTTTGTACGTGGACAGGCAGGTGAGCGTTTTGCAGTAAGGAACTCTGGTGCTACTGCTGTGGTAGAAGGGCTGGGCGACCATGGTTGCGAGTACATGACCGGTGGTGAAGTACTGGTAATTGGTGGTACTGGAAGCAATTTTGCAGCCGGTATGAGTGGTGGTATTGCCTGGGTGTACGATGCCAAAGGTGATTTTGCCAGCAAATGCAATAAGGAAATGGTGGACCTTGACCCGCTGGATGAACAGGACGAACTGAGGATCAATGTATTGTTAAAAAGACATATTCAGTTGACCGACAGTAATGTAGCCAAGTTTATTTTGAACGACTGGACTACACAATCTGCACATTTCATTAAAGTATTCCCTAAAGAATACAAGGCAGTATTACAGAGCAGGGCTCAGAAAGTTAAAGTTTAAGCCCCTCACAGATCAACGAAAAAGAAACATGACCAGAATAAATAATTCAAAAACAGCTTAGACAATGGGAAAAGTAACTGGATTTTTAGAGTATGAAAGAACTGCTCCTGTAAAAGAAGATGCTAAAACTCGTTTAAAACATTACAATGAGTTTGTTGAAACTTTTGAAGCTGAGCAAATTAACAAACAGGCAGCAAGATGTATGGATTGCGGGGTGCCGTTTTGCCAGTCGGGCTGTCCGCTGGGTAACGTAATCCCTGAATTTAATGAGGCTGTATATAAAGGGGATTGGCAGCTGGCTACAACTATTTTGCTGAGCACCAATAACTTTCCTGAATTTACAGGTAGGATTTGTCCGGCGCCATGCGAATCGGCCTGTGTACTGGGGATCAATAAATCGCCTGTATCTATTGAAGAGATTGAAAAGCACATTATTGAAACGGCCTTTGCCAAAGGTTATATCAAAGCCGAACAGCCATTGATCCGTACGGGTAAAAAAGTTGCCGTTATTGGTTCAGGACCTGCTGGTCTGGCAGCTGCAGCGCAGCTGAACAAAGCCGGCCATGAGGTGGTGGTTTACGAGCGCGATGATACACCAGGTGGCTTATTAAACTACGGTATCCCTGATTTTAAACTGCAAAAAGATGTAGTAACCAGGCGCATTGCCTTAATGGAAAAAGAGGGCATTGTATTTAAATGTAATGCAAACGTAGGCGTAAATGTAGAGCTGAATACTTTATTAAGGGATTATCAGTCGATCATTCTTGCTGGTGGATCAACCATTCCACGTGATCTTCCTGCCAAAGGCAGGGAAGCCAAAGGGGTGCATTTTGCGATGGACTTTTTAAAACAGCAGAATAAACG comes from the Pedobacter heparinus DSM 2366 genome and includes:
- a CDS encoding glutamate synthase subunit beta — encoded protein: MGKVTGFLEYERTAPVKEDAKTRLKHYNEFVETFEAEQINKQAARCMDCGVPFCQSGCPLGNVIPEFNEAVYKGDWQLATTILLSTNNFPEFTGRICPAPCESACVLGINKSPVSIEEIEKHIIETAFAKGYIKAEQPLIRTGKKVAVIGSGPAGLAAAAQLNKAGHEVVVYERDDTPGGLLNYGIPDFKLQKDVVTRRIALMEKEGIVFKCNANVGVNVELNTLLRDYQSIILAGGSTIPRDLPAKGREAKGVHFAMDFLKQQNKRVRGFAVDGEDILATGKDVIVIGGGDTGSDCIGTSNRQGAKSVTQFEIMPMPASARTSNMPWPTYPMLLKVTTSHEEGCERGWGVNTKEFIKDEQGNLKAVKVVDVEWDIDATGRPLNFKEKPGTERDLPCQLVLLAMGFLHPQKEGLIEKLGVETDNRGNVKAEEGKYQTNIAKIFAAGDMRRGQSLVVWAISEGREAARKVDQYLMGHSSLPSKDGIPYA